From one Geoalkalibacter halelectricus genomic stretch:
- the mntA gene encoding type VII toxin-antitoxin system MntA family adenylyltransferase antitoxin codes for MSARKKDMGKIDPLVAEYLAHAVPGLLAVYRFGSFGTPGERKESDIDLAFLAEAPVPNITRWNLAQELASTVGRNVDLVDLRQATTVMRMQVVAQGTRFTLPRMAGSTPLKTWCFQPMRA; via the coding sequence ATGTCGGCGCGAAAAAAAGATATGGGAAAAATTGACCCTCTGGTTGCCGAGTATCTTGCCCATGCGGTGCCGGGCTTATTGGCTGTGTATCGTTTCGGCAGCTTCGGCACTCCAGGCGAAAGAAAAGAAAGCGATATCGACCTGGCTTTCCTGGCGGAGGCTCCAGTGCCGAATATAACGCGCTGGAATCTGGCTCAGGAATTAGCTTCAACTGTGGGCAGGAACGTGGATCTGGTGGATCTGAGGCAGGCAACCACCGTCATGCGCATGCAGGTCGTAGCCCAGGGCACAAGGTTTACTCTACCGAGGATGGCCGGATCGACACCTTTGAAAACATGGTGTTTTCAGCCTATGCGCGCTTGA
- a CDS encoding nucleotidyltransferase domain-containing protein: MDLAEDIKSEIVEKLKAVDPEKIILFGSRAWGRPSAESDIDLYVVTKDNFMPQTWSEKNRVYLKVARALQEIVRQYPTDLIVHTRPMHQKFMEMNSSFAREIAAKGQKLYESN; this comes from the coding sequence ATGGATCTGGCTGAAGACATAAAATCAGAGATTGTTGAAAAGCTCAAAGCTGTCGACCCGGAAAAAATCATTCTTTTCGGAAGTCGCGCCTGGGGCAGGCCCTCGGCTGAAAGCGACATTGATCTTTATGTGGTCACCAAAGACAATTTCATGCCGCAGACATGGAGCGAGAAGAATCGCGTCTATCTCAAGGTAGCCAGGGCGTTACAGGAGATAGTGCGCCAATACCCGACGGATCTCATTGTCCATACACGGCCTATGCACCAGAAATTCATGGAAATGAACAGTTCCTTCGCAAGAGAAATTGCTGCCAAAGGGCAAAAGCTCTATGAATCAAATTAG
- a CDS encoding HEPN domain-containing protein, whose amino-acid sequence MNQISREWLKSAQDDLSLIERILDEGQLSHLVAFHAQQAIEKCLKALLASHLSMKHAYFFRLPRIYSIPSAIP is encoded by the coding sequence ATGAATCAAATTAGCCGTGAGTGGCTCAAGTCGGCTCAAGACGACCTCAGCTTGATTGAGCGTATCCTGGATGAAGGACAACTCTCCCACCTTGTCGCTTTTCATGCGCAGCAGGCCATCGAAAAATGTCTCAAGGCACTTCTGGCAAGCCATCTCTCCATGAAGCACGCATATTTTTTTAGGCTGCCCAGGATATATTCAATACCGTCAGCAATACCTTGA
- a CDS encoding Ig-like domain-containing protein — protein MLKRLRFLFLVAVLGLAWAAATPVGAAVAPGPTVEPHGYPQFYTDATSLSLELCLENTTMCFFDPVIPGNEFSEANGFGPEAFWFLAEAEAATPPVPGRLDRPGRAILVLGLEAAFGADEAVQDGNQIAFGRIRVRIDVDQPGTYRVIHPYNDEDTALVFENVAAGRRTIDFTQDIGGVNPGNPGAAFSGAGASPITHFLTWPDYDDPDVHPQLRIPIMDDEGVEIGHEQYIGHPGTDHVVVGSPTENNFFRVERLVNETWELYTETDLFAVHGRVWSGNPGIEKTVYENVPEQRLLAVGPVNRDVGFNPVTPAAIAGFFPGYPLGYPLWYQEDDGTEDGLKLTLCPPGHDMCVSFPIIPTDPGSLALGIGDEAFWWTADAEINADVAADVTGTVPPGFDAELGLALEAAFGGDEAIEDGNQVGFGRVRIRIDVPNGYGGDYTIIHPYGVVTFENVPPGGRAINYTQDIGGVNPFDPDAAFDGALYSAIGPRFLTWTTFDLDAMIESTEEELHELVRIETFLDAEGDEVERRVYYVGDPAVAHEVTGGSFIEEFDEEVNYFRVIGPNDLDVRTDLFSVSGKVFFEDTFQVIVPDTIPVANPDFATTIGTVPVTINVLANDTLGGELIVPSLVTVELVSSPAVNQGDAVVNLDNTITFTAAQGFIGDATFSYRVVIDGTDPVIESDPALVTVTVLPEEDMAVTRARLDTRRMRWDLRGTGNATAEGVAFEVRQNAPDGTLIATGSVNNGRWTIRDTTDTAPPAGNVVIYLVTDRKDHGPFAVQVR, from the coding sequence ATGCTGAAGAGATTACGGTTTTTGTTTCTGGTCGCGGTGCTGGGCCTGGCCTGGGCCGCCGCGACGCCGGTTGGGGCTGCAGTGGCGCCCGGACCAACGGTCGAGCCCCACGGGTATCCGCAGTTTTACACGGATGCCACTTCCTTAAGCCTGGAATTGTGCCTAGAAAACACCACCATGTGTTTTTTTGATCCGGTCATCCCGGGAAATGAATTTTCCGAAGCAAACGGTTTTGGCCCTGAGGCCTTCTGGTTTTTGGCCGAGGCAGAAGCTGCAACTCCGCCGGTCCCTGGCCGACTGGATAGACCAGGCCGCGCCATTCTGGTGCTAGGTTTGGAGGCCGCATTTGGGGCTGACGAAGCGGTGCAGGACGGGAATCAGATTGCCTTCGGCCGTATAAGAGTGCGTATCGACGTCGATCAGCCTGGCACTTATCGCGTCATTCATCCCTACAATGATGAAGATACTGCTCTCGTATTTGAAAATGTCGCGGCGGGCCGGCGCACTATTGACTTCACCCAAGATATCGGCGGTGTCAATCCGGGAAACCCCGGTGCGGCATTTAGCGGTGCTGGGGCGAGCCCCATCACCCACTTCCTGACCTGGCCGGACTATGATGACCCCGACGTCCATCCCCAGTTGCGCATACCGATTATGGATGATGAAGGCGTGGAAATCGGGCATGAGCAATATATCGGCCACCCCGGCACGGATCATGTTGTTGTGGGCAGCCCAACGGAAAATAATTTCTTCCGAGTTGAGCGGCTCGTCAATGAAACCTGGGAGCTTTACACGGAAACCGATTTGTTTGCGGTTCATGGTCGGGTCTGGAGCGGCAACCCTGGTATTGAAAAAACTGTATACGAAAATGTCCCTGAGCAGAGGCTGCTGGCGGTAGGGCCGGTGAATCGGGATGTTGGCTTCAATCCGGTTACACCGGCAGCCATTGCTGGTTTTTTTCCCGGTTATCCTTTGGGCTATCCCCTCTGGTATCAGGAAGATGACGGTACCGAAGACGGCCTGAAGCTGACCTTGTGCCCGCCAGGCCATGACATGTGCGTCTCCTTCCCTATCATTCCGACCGATCCGGGTTCGCTGGCCCTGGGCATCGGTGATGAGGCTTTTTGGTGGACTGCCGATGCCGAGATCAATGCAGATGTTGCCGCAGATGTGACAGGCACGGTTCCTCCCGGCTTCGACGCCGAACTCGGTCTGGCGCTGGAGGCCGCTTTCGGCGGCGATGAGGCCATTGAAGACGGCAACCAGGTCGGCTTCGGCCGGGTGCGCATCCGCATCGACGTGCCCAATGGCTATGGCGGAGACTACACCATCATCCATCCCTACGGCGTCGTGACTTTCGAAAATGTGCCGCCCGGTGGGCGTGCCATCAACTACACCCAGGACATCGGCGGGGTCAACCCCTTCGATCCTGATGCGGCCTTCGACGGCGCGCTGTACAGCGCCATCGGCCCGCGCTTTCTGACCTGGACGACCTTTGATCTGGACGCGATGATCGAAAGCACTGAGGAGGAGCTTCATGAGCTGGTGCGGATCGAAACCTTCCTTGATGCAGAGGGCGACGAGGTGGAACGGAGGGTCTATTACGTCGGTGATCCCGCGGTAGCGCACGAGGTTACGGGCGGCTCTTTTATTGAAGAGTTCGATGAAGAAGTCAACTATTTCCGTGTGATTGGCCCCAATGACCTGGATGTGAGAACCGACCTCTTCTCCGTCTCCGGCAAAGTCTTTTTTGAGGACACTTTCCAGGTCATCGTGCCCGACACCATCCCGGTTGCCAATCCCGATTTCGCAACGACGATTGGTACGGTGCCTGTGACGATCAATGTGTTGGCGAATGATACCCTTGGTGGAGAGCTGATTGTCCCCAGCCTGGTGACGGTTGAGTTGGTAAGTTCGCCAGCAGTCAACCAAGGTGATGCCGTAGTCAACCTTGACAACACCATTACCTTCACCGCTGCCCAAGGTTTCATCGGCGATGCAACTTTTAGCTATCGGGTGGTTATTGACGGCACTGATCCGGTCATTGAATCCGATCCGGCCCTGGTGACCGTCACCGTGCTGCCGGAAGAAGACATGGCCGTCACCCGCGCCCGTCTCGACACGCGCCGGATGCGTTGGGATCTGCGCGGGACCGGTAACGCCACGGCCGAAGGGGTCGCGTTTGAGGTGCGCCAGAACGCCCCGGACGGCACCCTGATCGCCACGGGGTCAGTGAACAACGGTCGCTGGACTATCAGGGACACCACGGACACGGCACCTCCCGCGGGCAACGTGGTGATTTACCTGGTCACGGATAGGAAGGATCATGGACCATTCGCGGTTCAGGTACGTTAA
- a CDS encoding Ig-like domain-containing protein, producing MKKTMFKTAMAWFLSLALAAGAWAELAYVSGTAGPVDADGDPAEVALFPAAPWDPVNEELLTEGDYRGAGFPIWYQDTTGLQLTLCLDGEEESFPCGWEGSPVFTDSECTEPLYPYQDVVGFGDEAFYFKATSHPFDVPLEDHPVDGASAQLALLLETTWGEDTRFDENTGRVGDQDIFIEEEDGTCVSAVGADLHRVAPGSELLFSRIRLRLLGDQAGHAGWYRITHPYGVKTFYHLPEVIDDDEGDDRSQVRQQVGDFSGTENPDYTIVLNDPDTLIGRFGQPTALANYVDVGGSNVTDIDQSIGFSNDASVGLKNIGPFLVKPDYLEDPDLRIPILDEDGNETGLFHQYIGNPIEEPDSGHAVIGSPFLDPRGPTNDGTPTLANYFKIEFFSGNINTLPSEGTEGWTIVGFTDLFNVAGKVANCDNPDNVAPLTVDDSARVRHGGQVIIPVLENDDPDGSISPIRTTSIVITDPPAQGTATVNGDGTITYVSDGEFLESVEFKYQVSDHCGLLSEEATVTVFVEDLQLNQAEFRVRLGKWDISGTSSHRTDNRISLYVGAYDADNPESNLLIGEADVDENGNWTFSGKSVVSPAGGSVTAVSALEIHTEPMSLLIR from the coding sequence ATGAAAAAGACGATGTTTAAAACAGCGATGGCCTGGTTTCTGAGCCTTGCCTTGGCGGCCGGCGCCTGGGCGGAACTGGCGTATGTATCCGGCACGGCCGGTCCGGTCGATGCCGATGGTGATCCGGCGGAGGTGGCCTTGTTTCCCGCCGCGCCTTGGGACCCCGTAAATGAAGAACTGTTGACCGAGGGCGATTATCGCGGCGCCGGTTTTCCCATCTGGTACCAGGACACCACCGGCTTGCAGTTGACCTTGTGTCTGGATGGCGAAGAAGAGAGTTTCCCCTGTGGCTGGGAAGGGTCACCAGTGTTTACAGACTCAGAGTGCACCGAACCTCTTTATCCCTACCAGGATGTCGTGGGCTTTGGCGATGAAGCCTTTTATTTCAAGGCCACCAGTCATCCCTTTGATGTCCCATTGGAAGACCATCCTGTTGACGGGGCGTCGGCGCAGCTCGCGTTGCTGCTGGAAACCACCTGGGGTGAGGATACACGTTTTGATGAAAATACCGGTCGCGTCGGTGACCAGGATATTTTCATTGAGGAGGAGGACGGCACCTGTGTTTCAGCCGTCGGCGCCGACCTTCACCGCGTGGCGCCCGGCTCCGAGTTGCTGTTTTCGCGTATCCGTCTGCGCCTTCTCGGCGATCAGGCGGGCCATGCCGGCTGGTACCGCATCACCCATCCGTATGGCGTGAAAACTTTTTATCATCTCCCAGAAGTCATTGATGACGACGAAGGCGACGATCGCTCGCAGGTGCGCCAGCAGGTCGGTGATTTTAGTGGGACCGAAAATCCCGACTACACCATTGTCCTCAATGATCCCGACACTTTGATTGGCCGTTTCGGCCAGCCTACCGCGCTGGCGAATTATGTCGATGTGGGCGGATCGAATGTGACGGATATAGATCAATCCATCGGCTTTTCCAATGACGCGTCGGTGGGGCTGAAGAATATCGGGCCGTTTTTGGTCAAGCCGGATTATTTGGAAGACCCTGACCTGCGAATCCCAATTTTGGATGAGGACGGAAACGAGACAGGGCTGTTTCACCAGTACATTGGGAATCCCATAGAAGAACCTGATAGTGGGCATGCTGTCATTGGATCGCCGTTTTTAGACCCTCGTGGACCGACAAATGATGGCACACCGACCCTGGCCAATTATTTTAAAATTGAATTCTTCAGTGGAAATATTAATACATTGCCTTCCGAAGGTACTGAGGGGTGGACAATAGTCGGTTTTACCGACCTTTTCAATGTTGCCGGTAAAGTTGCAAACTGCGACAATCCCGATAATGTGGCGCCTCTGACCGTAGATGATTCCGCGCGTGTGCGCCATGGAGGCCAGGTTATCATTCCCGTGCTGGAAAACGACGATCCCGACGGGTCGATTTCCCCGATCCGCACCACCTCCATAGTCATAACTGATCCGCCCGCGCAAGGGACGGCAACCGTCAACGGCGACGGCACGATAACTTATGTGTCCGATGGCGAGTTCTTAGAGTCGGTGGAATTCAAATATCAGGTTTCTGACCACTGCGGTCTGCTTTCGGAAGAAGCAACGGTCACAGTATTCGTAGAAGACCTGCAACTCAACCAAGCCGAGTTCCGCGTCCGTCTAGGCAAATGGGATATCAGCGGCACATCATCGCATCGCACAGACAACCGCATCAGCCTCTACGTCGGCGCCTATGACGCCGACAACCCGGAGAGCAACCTGCTGATCGGCGAGGCCGACGTTGATGAAAACGGCAACTGGACTTTCAGCGGCAAATCCGTCGTCAGTCCGGCGGGCGGAAGCGTTACGGCAGTATCGGCCCTGGAGATCCATACCGAGCCGATGAGTTTGTTGATTCGATAA
- a CDS encoding cytochrome-c peroxidase, whose product MKHRLFLNFILPALVLTGLLLALPALAQQTAFAPFNVPVPEPPNLDMYVADRATAIQLGKALFWDMQVGSDGMTACATCHHHAGTDSRVRNTLHPGVDDRFQDGRANTDLRIEDFPFVQFAEHPDLETSARTVRRDDRVGTQGVNRTRLLGIVEGQAEEPGVHVRDDTFVHNARNVRQNTPRTAPTVINAVFNFANFWDGRAHPFFNGVDPFGPLNQSPDAVVYINEGGSLRAQSLVDDLTSDYVLENASLASQAVGPPLDTGEMSWIGRRWPDVGKKMLSLRPLAKQQVHPQDSALGALRHSSGQGLATTYGDLIRATFHPEFWNGPDHESGYSHMEQNFSLFFGLAVQLYQATLIADRTPFDLWNLDPDNNPLSPSAEAGRILFFETLGCTACHIGPEMTGASVSFAREEGIIETMRMGNNEFANYDIGFYNIGVTPTNDDLGRGRNAPPHITLTNGERMPLAFSYHYFIGEALLGFPPLGQPGCINDFQDEPPTICDEISVATTRVAVNGAFKTPGLRNVELTGPYMHDGGMLTLMQIVDFYARGGNFHQENLADLDPEMNPLGALQGPPGSPGAANRQALVDFMLALTDERVRFARAPFDHPELRIPDGHTDLVPGNPKRTRVLADNMVTLPAVGAAGRTEPLRPFLAPDDYYQQNRTFHYRR is encoded by the coding sequence ATGAAACATCGCCTGTTTCTTAATTTTATTCTGCCTGCCCTGGTTTTGACTGGCCTGCTGCTTGCCCTGCCGGCCCTGGCCCAGCAGACCGCTTTCGCGCCTTTCAACGTGCCGGTGCCCGAGCCGCCCAACCTCGACATGTACGTCGCCGACCGCGCGACAGCCATTCAGTTGGGCAAGGCGCTGTTCTGGGACATGCAGGTGGGCAGCGACGGGATGACCGCTTGCGCCACCTGCCATCACCATGCCGGCACCGACAGCCGGGTGCGCAACACCCTGCATCCCGGTGTGGACGACCGGTTTCAGGACGGGCGAGCCAACACGGATCTGCGTATCGAAGATTTTCCCTTCGTGCAGTTTGCCGAACACCCGGATTTGGAAACGTCCGCGCGCACCGTGCGGCGCGATGATCGGGTCGGTACGCAGGGTGTCAATCGCACCCGTCTGCTCGGCATTGTCGAAGGGCAGGCTGAAGAGCCCGGCGTGCACGTGCGCGACGATACCTTCGTCCACAATGCACGCAATGTGCGCCAAAACACGCCGCGCACCGCACCCACGGTCATCAACGCGGTGTTCAACTTCGCCAATTTCTGGGACGGGCGCGCCCATCCCTTCTTCAACGGCGTTGACCCCTTCGGGCCGCTCAACCAGAGCCCCGATGCGGTGGTGTACATCAATGAGGGCGGCAGCCTGCGCGCGCAAAGTCTGGTCGATGATCTGACCTCGGATTATGTCCTCGAAAACGCCAGCCTGGCGTCTCAGGCGGTCGGGCCGCCCCTGGATACGGGCGAGATGTCCTGGATCGGCCGCCGCTGGCCCGATGTGGGCAAAAAGATGCTTTCACTGCGCCCGCTGGCCAAACAGCAGGTCCATCCCCAGGACAGCGCTCTGGGCGCTTTGCGCCACAGCAGCGGCCAGGGTCTGGCCACCACGTACGGCGATTTGATTCGTGCCACGTTTCACCCCGAATTCTGGAACGGTCCCGATCATGAGAGCGGCTACAGCCACATGGAGCAGAACTTCTCCCTGTTCTTCGGGCTGGCCGTTCAGCTCTACCAGGCGACGCTGATCGCCGACCGCACCCCCTTTGACCTGTGGAACCTTGACCCCGACAACAACCCGCTGTCTCCAAGTGCCGAAGCCGGCCGCATCCTCTTTTTCGAAACCCTGGGCTGCACCGCCTGCCATATCGGCCCGGAGATGACCGGCGCCTCGGTGAGCTTCGCGCGCGAGGAAGGCATCATCGAAACCATGCGCATGGGCAACAACGAATTTGCCAATTATGATATCGGTTTCTACAACATCGGGGTGACGCCGACCAACGACGACCTTGGACGCGGGCGCAATGCGCCCCCGCATATCACGCTGACCAATGGCGAACGCATGCCCCTGGCGTTTAGCTATCATTATTTTATCGGCGAAGCGTTGCTTGGTTTTCCGCCCCTGGGTCAACCGGGCTGCATCAATGATTTTCAGGATGAGCCGCCCACCATCTGCGACGAGATTTCGGTCGCAACCACCCGGGTCGCTGTCAATGGTGCCTTCAAGACTCCGGGCTTGCGCAATGTCGAGCTGACCGGCCCCTACATGCACGACGGCGGCATGCTGACGCTCATGCAGATTGTGGATTTCTATGCCCGCGGCGGCAATTTCCATCAGGAAAACCTGGCCGATCTCGATCCCGAGATGAATCCCCTGGGCGCCTTGCAGGGACCGCCTGGCTCGCCCGGGGCCGCCAACCGGCAGGCGTTGGTCGATTTTATGCTCGCTCTGACCGACGAGCGGGTGCGTTTTGCGCGCGCCCCCTTCGATCATCCCGAGCTGCGCATCCCCGACGGCCATACGGACCTGGTGCCGGGCAACCCCAAGCGCACCCGGGTTCTGGCCGACAACATGGTGACCCTGCCGGCTGTGGGCGCCGCCGGGCGCACGGAGCCGCTGCGACCCTTTCTCGCGCCGGACGATTATTATCAGCAAAATAGGACTTTTCATTATCGACGGTAG
- a CDS encoding multicopper oxidase domain-containing protein, whose protein sequence is MARIPRDLGSPFNPNDPIELAEFEGFFSDVPNTRGLIAAARENPTRAGLLNPENATANRIRAANLFSDGFLPVIAATGGEAGDEFPTPDRVEPNQFFFRSGRARTVDIFPPGDVQANNDVRVWSFHGTNGFEGEDVEPPERWPAPTIRVPEGAIVHTLMSNSHGVHTIHHHGIEPTPVNDGVGHLTMEVGGDLGGDGDEDVGGEGGEYHYQWKAAEAGTYFYHCHRNTVLHFELGMYGPLIIDTPRPQILPPDAPADAPEAPYADGGPGFTLVGNAPTYYHTETFWVVDDIDVRWHGFGGQHLHRSAGIPDPEVDEDGNPVFMLANDPENPHFNDFLNSEYFFVVTGVTVGNGENGTVHGVLDNPIDPDEEDPLDSPRIKDNESLGALYNFIRPIYNPGEKLLIRALNASYCTTVWRFPASVDGTVIAADARTLGRAGFGSYSQPFRLSELPQDANGFRFFTLTTAQRWDILIDSVDPLAGDTDGEPGFREHRVIVEYHHWLGDADVNTSRVLQSVFLPIRVPIPG, encoded by the coding sequence ATGGCAAGAATTCCACGCGACCTGGGGAGTCCATTCAACCCCAACGACCCCATTGAGCTTGCTGAATTTGAGGGTTTTTTCTCCGATGTGCCCAACACGCGCGGCCTTATTGCTGCTGCAAGGGAAAATCCAACACGGGCTGGATTGCTCAATCCCGAGAATGCGACTGCGAACCGCATCCGTGCGGCTAACCTTTTCTCAGATGGGTTTTTGCCGGTCATTGCTGCAACTGGCGGGGAGGCGGGCGACGAATTCCCCACCCCAGACCGGGTTGAGCCGAATCAATTCTTCTTCCGCTCCGGCCGTGCCCGTACCGTCGATATTTTCCCCCCTGGTGATGTCCAAGCGAATAACGATGTGCGTGTTTGGAGTTTCCATGGCACCAATGGCTTTGAGGGCGAAGACGTCGAGCCTCCTGAAAGATGGCCGGCCCCGACTATTCGCGTCCCCGAAGGCGCCATCGTTCACACTCTTATGAGCAACAGCCACGGCGTCCATACCATCCATCATCATGGTATCGAGCCCACACCGGTCAATGACGGCGTCGGCCATTTGACGATGGAGGTTGGTGGGGATCTTGGTGGCGATGGCGATGAAGATGTTGGCGGTGAGGGCGGCGAGTACCACTATCAGTGGAAAGCGGCCGAGGCCGGCACCTATTTTTACCACTGCCACCGAAACACCGTATTGCATTTCGAATTGGGCATGTATGGGCCGCTGATCATTGACACCCCGAGGCCTCAGATATTGCCGCCGGACGCACCGGCTGATGCGCCGGAGGCACCCTATGCCGACGGTGGCCCCGGCTTCACCCTCGTGGGTAATGCGCCGACTTACTACCATACCGAGACCTTCTGGGTGGTTGATGACATCGATGTGCGCTGGCATGGTTTTGGCGGCCAGCACCTGCATCGGTCTGCCGGTATTCCAGACCCTGAAGTGGATGAGGACGGAAATCCGGTTTTCATGCTGGCCAATGATCCCGAAAATCCCCATTTTAATGATTTTTTAAACAGTGAGTATTTCTTCGTGGTGACGGGGGTGACCGTTGGAAATGGAGAAAACGGAACTGTTCATGGTGTATTGGACAACCCGATCGACCCGGACGAAGAAGATCCGCTAGACAGCCCACGAATCAAAGATAATGAATCTCTCGGGGCCCTCTACAACTTCATCCGCCCCATCTATAATCCAGGGGAAAAACTGCTCATTCGTGCCCTCAACGCCAGTTATTGCACTACCGTATGGCGCTTCCCGGCCAGCGTCGACGGCACGGTCATCGCGGCGGATGCCCGCACCCTGGGCCGGGCGGGTTTTGGCTCCTATTCGCAGCCGTTTCGCCTGTCCGAACTCCCGCAGGACGCAAACGGATTCCGCTTTTTCACGCTCACCACCGCGCAACGCTGGGATATCCTGATTGATTCAGTAGATCCGCTTGCAGGCGACACGGATGGCGAACCCGGTTTTCGCGAGCATCGTGTCATTGTCGAATACCATCATTGGTTGGGGGATGCGGATGTGAACACTTCTCGTGTCCTGCAATCGGTGTTTTTGCCCATCAGGGTGCCCATTCCTGGGTAA
- a CDS encoding multicopper oxidase domain-containing protein encodes MKRRDFLKFTSTGLAVVAVGSMADWPAFWRGSQAHASSFGLDRLELEMVAVDAEMVDGIPVPMWAFKIDDDDHEGEGMEHHITAARIPGPALVALAGDRIRLRITNSIAGTRTHRFAIPGVTLTVNGTQMDSVVVPHDDRVDIEFTAPAPGTYMYLDPENAPINRMMGLHGVLVSMANPVGNNTPYLSPTSNIQKLFNDLGTAPHFSPGNPWDMARNTIWVFNVIDSEKFGDVAESATALPSSTFMTFVGGNRFLPDYFTINGKSGFFGAQHSHHSDEMDVVHDTDDGRIIIANAVYDMQSNVSFKGTVGQPMLVRTLNAGNMWHSPHIHGTHVFPLSHNNIMRPAETFPKLETNLFMIDTWALEPGGIKDVLHPFTIPPDIPVDADVVGGGRKAWPPVDERFPLVYPMHDHNEITNTAAGGNYPHGITTHWQIDADFDPTDPATGVILIDRADLRVKTGQLVVEGRFTVASPSDSDPLFLHLHAGGASGPMITGSIRVGTDGRFRFRGRALKALGRRFVTLMHHGHSDDNGNGDDHVVVHAVRTVPLRLR; translated from the coding sequence ATGAAAAGACGAGACTTTCTTAAATTCACTTCGACAGGCCTGGCTGTGGTGGCCGTGGGCAGCATGGCCGACTGGCCCGCGTTCTGGCGCGGCTCTCAGGCGCATGCGTCAAGCTTTGGTCTGGATCGGCTCGAACTGGAGATGGTCGCGGTCGACGCCGAAATGGTCGACGGTATTCCGGTTCCCATGTGGGCGTTCAAGATCGATGACGATGACCATGAAGGCGAGGGCATGGAGCATCACATCACCGCCGCGCGCATCCCCGGCCCGGCCCTGGTCGCGCTGGCTGGCGACCGCATTCGCCTGAGGATCACCAACAGCATTGCTGGCACCAGAACGCACCGTTTTGCCATTCCTGGGGTAACCTTGACGGTCAATGGCACGCAGATGGATTCGGTGGTTGTGCCTCACGATGACCGTGTGGATATCGAATTCACCGCCCCGGCGCCCGGCACCTATATGTATCTTGATCCGGAGAACGCCCCCATCAATCGCATGATGGGCCTGCACGGAGTACTGGTGTCGATGGCCAATCCGGTCGGCAATAACACCCCTTATCTCAGCCCCACCAGCAACATCCAGAAGCTCTTCAACGATCTCGGCACTGCGCCGCATTTCTCGCCTGGCAATCCCTGGGATATGGCGCGCAACACCATCTGGGTGTTCAATGTGATCGATAGCGAAAAGTTTGGGGATGTTGCAGAGAGCGCCACAGCTCTTCCCAGCAGTACTTTCATGACCTTCGTTGGGGGGAATCGTTTTCTTCCCGACTATTTCACCATCAACGGCAAGAGCGGGTTTTTCGGCGCCCAACACTCCCATCACAGCGACGAGATGGATGTTGTCCATGACACGGACGACGGGCGCATCATCATCGCCAATGCCGTTTACGACATGCAATCAAATGTCTCCTTTAAGGGCACCGTGGGCCAGCCCATGCTGGTCCGAACTCTCAATGCCGGCAACATGTGGCACTCCCCGCATATTCACGGCACCCATGTCTTCCCCCTGTCGCACAACAATATCATGCGGCCCGCGGAGACCTTTCCCAAGCTTGAAACCAATTTGTTCATGATCGATACCTGGGCCTTGGAACCGGGCGGCATCAAAGATGTGCTGCACCCCTTTACTATCCCGCCGGACATCCCAGTTGATGCCGATGTCGTGGGGGGGGGGCGCAAGGCCTGGCCGCCGGTGGACGAACGCTTCCCGCTGGTTTACCCCATGCACGACCACAACGAAATCACCAACACGGCTGCCGGGGGCAACTACCCCCATGGGATTACCACCCATTGGCAGATTGATGCCGACTTTGACCCGACCGACCCGGCCACCGGCGTCATTCTCATTGACCGCGCCGACCTGCGCGTCAAAACCGGGCAACTCGTTGTTGAAGGGCGCTTCACCGTAGCCAGCCCCAGTGACAGTGACCCGCTTTTCCTGCACCTGCATGCCGGCGGCGCGAGCGGCCCGATGATCACCGGCAGCATCAGGGTGGGGACGGACGGTCGCTTCAGGTTCCGCGGCAGAGCGCTGAAGGCTCTGGGGCGGCGCTTCGTTACGTTGATGCACCATGGTCACAGCGATGACAATGGCAACGGTGATGATCATGTCGTTGTCCATGCCGTGCGCACCGTGCCACTGCGGTTGCGGTAA